Genomic DNA from Solanum dulcamara chromosome 4, daSolDulc1.2, whole genome shotgun sequence:
GTTGGAAAATTTTTAGAATTTCTTCGTGGTACTCAGTTAAGGTTCATAATAGAATTATTAGTGCGTGTTGTTTGATACACAATTTCATTCGAAAAGAGATGAAAGTTGACCCCTTAGATGTGGAAATGGAATTTCACATGGAGAATCAACatgaataagaaaatattaacacAGTTGAAGCATCTAATGAGTAGACCACTTGGAGGGATGAACTAACTCAGTCTATGTGGAATGAAAGATCTGAAAATCAATCTTTATAATTTTAAACTATGTGGTTAATTTTGTTGTGCTCATGCacttttgtttttaattttttgttcaaTGTAAAATGTAATAACTTTAAGTATTTTGTGAAAACGAATGGTCTCTTTTTGTATGTCTCACATTGTTGTTGTAGAGACAAATAGTGAATCTcaatgtatatttatatatttttgaatatataagTAGTGAATTTTTGTGTACGTGTGCCATTATCTTTTTCAGAACAATCTAGTTGTATTACAGTTTTCTTggttataattaaaataatttactaGTAAGTTGCAATTTAGTATTAATTTTGATTTCATATATAATTTTACAGATTGAAATGGTTTATCCCACAGTTGATACGTTTAACATGTCCAAAAAGAGGGCAAGAAAATCAACATCTTCGTCTCCAAGGGTATAGACTCCAGAAGAGGAACTCACTCTTGtagatgaaataaaagaattgcGTGTTAATGATTAGAGAAGAGATAATAGAACCTTTAGACATGGATATTCAATGGAATTGGAACACTACATGAATGCTCGTCATCATAATTGTGGATTGAAATCTCTATCTCATGTTGATTCTAAAATTAgatcatgaaaaaaaattatgcaacTATATCGTTACTAAAGAGTCGAAGTGGTTTAGGATTTCAATATATTGATGGAAGTATCTTAGTTGATGATCCAAAAGCTTGAGATGCCTTGATAAAAGgtgatttatatttatttcaaatcATTAGTGAATTTCTACTTTCTTGTATTTTCTCATAGTGAATATGATCTTTGTCTTTGGAATATTGTAAATTACTTCGTACTTGTTTCTTAGGTTGATCTAAATGCCAAGTCAATGAACTTAaaaaaatgaccattttttgcTGATTGGGAAAAGGTATTGGCAAGGATAAAGCTACTGGACAGTTTGTCGAGGGGCCAAAAGATGttgttgaagaaatagaaaaaactGAAGCTAAAGAAATTGCTATAGACACGTCTTTAAAATTTTCGGTTATTGTTGTCGTCGTAGATGATGCTACAAGTACAAGAGAAGATCAAGCTGCCCAAGAGGAATCTAATGTATCAACTGGAGTAACACAAAGTCCATTTACAACTCAAGATGAACTAATGTATCAACTGGAGCAGCACAAAGTTCATTCACAACTCAAAATGATGGAATCCAACAATCTAAGAAATAAGGTAATAATTTTAAGGCATCGTCTTCTACAATCAACGAAAAAGGTAgaagcaaaaaaagaaaaacaacaactGAGGATGAGGATGAGACTATTCTCAAAGGTTTAATGGAGGTGATGAAGCAATTTACTCAAAGTCATTGATAAGATGATAGTTGCTTTAATGACAAGCTAGGAGAGCGTGATCTATCTGATATTCGTGGTaagatattttctaatattGAATCCCCTGTATTTGAAATATACAACTCGAATGAACGAGTCAAAGCAACAATGgaaattatttaagatataaaaAGAATGGAGTTCTTTTTAAGCATCAGTGAACTTGATCGTCATAGTATGATGTGGATGATTATTAATGATAAGCTTTAATGAGAATTCCGTTAATGTGGTTAACTCCAAAAGGTCCTTTTTTGTCTAGTAGAATGGAAAGTTCGAATTTTGAggctttcattttgagtttgtgtcgCTAGGTGTTTTAACTTTGAAGTTTTGAATAAAATTTAACTTCGgccaacattcttggtaaatgtgCTGAGATGAGAATTTTGTCAGTGCAGTTAATTTCGGAAGGTCCTTTTTATTCTAGTAGGATGGTTGGTTTAAGTTTTTAGGCTTTTATTTTGAGCTTGTGTCGTTAGGCATTTTAACTTTGAAGATTTGGTCAAACTTTGATTTCAACCAATATTTTTGGTAAAAGTGCTCGGATGAGAATTCTGCCAATGTGGTTAACTCTGGAAGGTCCTTTTTGGTTTACTAGGATGGTTGGTTCGAATTTCGAggctttcattttgagtttgtgtcgTTAGTCattttaactttgaagtttTTGCCAAATTTGACGCTTAATTAAATATCACTCCTTATTAAATACAAGTCTTTTCTAAAGATACAATCAGATTCATTATATGCTTTTTCGTAGATAAAAAATTTCTCCATCTTCTCATAGGCAAATCTTGAGGAACGTTCAATCCAAattctttctttgaggttaggaACTTTTGTAATCTTAAACTTTGCTtatctcttcttctttgttttttctcTTGTTAATCTGGTGGGAGACAAATGAAATTCTAGATCTTCTCAATATGCTTTAGTTAAGTTAAAGTTTTATGTACACCCAAATTTAATGTGAATTTTTTCTTTGAACAGGTAACAAAATTTTGTGTGGGTTTGATTtgtttgtaaaaataaaatctattcaataaaaagaaaattctttTAATTTAGTTCCTTTAGCTTCAAATACTGCAAGAAATAAGCATGTACTTGAAGAATCAATGTTAAATTAATTGATTGAAACTATGACTAGCAATATCATTATTAAGTTTATTGTTGtagtgataaaaatattttttggagatttaaaCTAGCTGGATATCTTCTTATGATATCCCCTGCATCACATGTTAAATTTTTTGTGAGAAATACATGTGAAAATAAGTTAGAATAATTTTGAAGTGAATCATAAGTTGAgataaattgtgattttatttatatttttgcagATTAATGGTAGGAGTCCCACAATAAGAAGGTTGAACATGTCTCAAAAAAGACCAACAAGGATGTGGACTCCAGAAGAGGAACTCACTGTTGttgatagattaaaaaaaattgtgtgttAATGGTTGGAAAGAGGATAATGGAACCTTTACAGATGGTTATTTAATGGAACTGGAACAACAAATGAATGCTTGTCATCCTAATTGCGGATTGTAATCTTTACCACATATTTGTTCTAAAATAAGAGAGTCGAAAAAGCGCTATATGACCATATCGTTGGTAAAGAGTCGAAGTGGTTTAGGATTTCGATATAACGATGGCTCTATCTTAGTTAATGATCTAAAATCTTAGAATGACTTGATAAAggtgatttttaatttataaattattagcAAACTAAAGCTAGttacttatattttcttttggtgAATATGACCTCTGTCTTTggaatattgtcagttacttcatgtacttgtttatttttttttaggttGATCTAAATGCCAAGTCAATGAACTTTAAGAAATGGCCATTATTTGCTGATTGAGAAGAAATATTTGACAATGTTAGAGCTACTGGATAGTTTGCCGAGTGGCCAGAAGATGttgttgaagaaatagaaagaACTGAAGCTCAAGAAGTTGCTAATGACATGTCTTTGGAATTTCCTATTATTGTTGTCGATGAAGATGATGCTCCAGCTGAAGGAGAAAATCAAATTGCTTAAGAGGAACCTAGTGCATCAACTGAAGCAACACAAAATTCATGGATTGCTTTTTAAGCATCAATGAACTTGATCATTACACTATGGTATGAATGATTGTTAATGATAACTTTAAAGCTTTGAAAGGTTTTTGGTTAGCTACTTTGTAAGGTTTAACCATGACCCAGTTCACTTTTATTTTGTGTAATGTTCTATGTGCCAGTTTATGTAATTTAACAATGAATTATGTTAACCCTGAGGCCACAATACTAGAATTTCAAGTTTGTCTCAAAAGTGTGTTAGATTTGTTGTATTTTTTATCTTACGAAATCTATTTTTTCACTACTTTGTTGCTTGAACACTTGACTCTCAATTTTGTGTCAATGGTGTCTTTACAAGGATAAGACTGGTGTCTTTCCTATTGAGGCCACAATACAAtaggaattttttttctttattgtataGGGGGTGATGTTCCTGATATTTATTCCGTCTTAGTGCAAAGTTATTCCCTTTTTAATATATATCTTACcctttcaatatatatatataaagcatTCGACATGACCAGTGGTGTTCAGTCCCTTGGGGATAAGCTCTGGTAGATCCAAAAtttaaagttgttccttgttgTTGTCGCTATTTTGGAGGAGTAGAGGTAGGCCTAAGAAATATTGGGTGAGGTGATTAGGCATGATATGACGCAAATTcagcttatcgaggacatgatcAAACATTTAGAAACCTTGTGAAACTTTGTGATCCAAACTTTTGATTCAAGGATATACTGtcaacaaatattttatttttaagaagtaTATAatgtttattaatttttaacatAACAAATCAACATCCAAAGAAATTATTAAACCTGCATAACTAAATCCTACATAATTAAATTCtgtattactaatacctgcataactCTAACCAGCAACCAAATGGCCCCTTAGTTGTACATTTCTAATTAaaataaaggaagaaaatatcatagaaaagGTGAAAAACAAAATATCTAGCATTAGAAGAACAATTGTAGCTTACGTTTAGAAAGACAATAATTTCTACTACGGTTAAAAGACAAAATACTACAGCACATTATACAAGTGATATTGACTccattatattaaatataaaatataaaaacatatGCTTGTACATTCATGATAATGGAAACccaatttcataaattaattcatTGATAGAAACATTATAGTTTAGTATTAATTAATGGGGGGAGGGATAGGAAGACTTCGTTGGATAAGAATCAAAATGGATTTTGATCAGGTGATTGAAATATCTCTTGTTTCACAGATTTTGAGTTCGATCCAAATGAATGAAAtttatttgatataaaattaaaatttaatcaaattttaatataaacataaaatataaaaatagaatGAAAATTAGAAAAAGGACCAAAATGGAATTACACTCTTTGAGATCTCttttatttgattgatatttgaatGACAACTCTTTGACTGCTACACAGAAGGAACCTGCATGAAAATATTCCAAATGACTATACTAACCCCAGTATCCCTGATGGTACTCCCTTTCTACTAATTCAAACAAGGAGGATAAATTGGTCcaattatttgaaatttgaCCATTGGTCTTATCCCTATTTCCAACGTTGAGACCCTGACCGTTTGTTCGTATGGTGAATTTCCAACCGTTTGATTTAATTCTCCAAAGCacaataaaagaagagaatccTGGTCCACTCTATTCTGGGCCCAACAAAACGTGGCACTCAGACGCTCACTATATAGGTGACCCATCCCATTGTGAAATAAGCCACGGTGACAATTCCAAAGggaacacacacacacaaagaaAGGGGTTTTAGGGTTTCTGAAAAAATGGCTGATGAGGGAGGACAGAGGGCTAAGGGTACAGTGAAGTGGTTCAGTGACCAGAAAGGGTTTGGTTTCATCACTCCCGACGATGGTACTGAAGATCTGTTTGTTCATCAATCTGGCATCAGATCTGAAGGTTTCCGCAGCCTAGCTGAAGGGGAGACCGTCGAGTACGAGGTGGAGTCTGGCGGTGACGGCCGGACTAAGGCTGTTGATGTTACTGGACCTGATGGAGCTCCTGTCACAGGAGGTTCTCGTAGCGGCGGCGGCGGCGGACGAGATGGAGGTGGTTATGGTGGCGGCGGTGGCTACGGAGGTGGTCGAGGAGGAAGCCGTGGTTATGGTGGTGGTGACAGTGGCTACGGAGGTGGTAGCCGTGGTTATGGAGGAGGCGGTGGCTAcggaggtggtggtggtggttatGGCGGCGGTGGAGGAGGTGGCAGCGGCTGCTTCAAGTGTGGAGAGTCTGGTCACTTTGCTCGGGACTGCACTCAGGATGGAGGCAGCGGCGGCGGTGGTGGTAGATATTCCGGTGGCGGAGGTGGTAGATACTCCGGCGGTGGAGGCGGAGGAGGTGGTGGCGGCTGCTACAAATGTGGTGAAGACGGGCATTTCGCTCGTGAATGCACCAGCGGTGGTCGTTGATCTATATCTCTATGTTTGCTTTTTTTGTTTGAAGTTGTTATGTTTCCGGTGTTTAATGACACCGTTCATCTGGATTGTCTCTAGTGTTGTttggatatttttattttctgcaGGTAGTAGTTAGTGTTGTCAGTCTAATGCTTTTGGTAATGGGGAGTCCTATTTTTGTTGGTGCGTCAATGAATACTCTCTGTACATGTCTGTCTACatacatgttttggaaagcaaTATCAATTATTGAGCTGTTAAAAGTCTCTTAATTTCtgtgttttacatactcattatTTAATGCTTAGAGTAGTTTTGGTAAGCTCTTTGAGAGGAGGAGATGAACATAAAGGAGAATTCATTCAATGTACCGGAAAAAGATGGAAATGACCCTTTCTATGTCCATTCCTGATTGTGTTTTTGTACAGCATTTCAATTTAAAGTTGGTTTTTTGATTCGCGTGGTACATGAAATGGATTGTAATACGCTTTATTCGCTTGACATTAATGGAGTGGTTGAGTCTCTTTCTGTGATTAGTCAAGGAATAACTTTTGACTCTCTTCTTCCCAATTACTCTTCCACTGATAAAAATCATTAACTCATCAAATTTGTGATTCCTTTGGTTATCTTAACTTTGATTAAATATGTAAAAATCAATGTGTAAATGCTTTTATTCCAACACAAATTGATTTGTCTTTGATAACCACCTGAATTTACCGTCAGATACTTCTCAGGATCCCATTTATCTTCTGCTTCAACTTGCGTGGCGACATTTAATTTGAAAGTTTATTGTTTGTCATTCTCTTTGGGATTAAAGGGATTATTCAAACCAACGTTCAAGAGACATTTGGGATTTAACCAAGTGTTACTAAGCCCACTTCGTCCCCTCATGCTGGCCATCCGCGACCGGCTTCAGCTACCTATGAGCTCTTCATAATTCATGCCGAAAATTAAACAGGGTTAAAAGGGCTAGTTGGCCCTTAATTAGTGGCACGATAATATGTGTTGATCGATGAATGAATATCACAAGAGAGTTCGAAATAAGTGGTTTGTGCAATTTGTATGACAAATGTTTTTAATGAATTGTTGTGCAATTTTTTGTTCTATTTTGACACTCTTGATGCTTAAGTTTATTTCTCACTGCCCAACCCACCGGCCCGCAGACACTCACTATACATCCTAAATAGAAGAACCCTTATATAAGAATATTTGCggaatttaaaacaaaattctaAAGAGAAATTATATTAAGACAAGCTTACACAACTATACGAAATCCCCAagaatactagtctaaacaggtagaAGAGCTactaagaataaaaaataaaataaatgaccaATAACCTACCTTCCACTAATATAAGGGAAAAATAGAAGATGTTGGAGGATTACCTTCATCTTCACCTACGAGACATAACTGACAccgcaaccagactatgccaagtggcatagcaagagcagtatcagtacaaacaacacatactggtaggcatcaaCGTTCAATTTGATACCTaccgcataatatatgaacagaaaAGTAAGAGATATTATAATACTTAGACTTTCGCAATTTAGCCACCCCAGCCTAATAAGTGCACTCCTTATTCTCACCCTTAGGGTATTCACCACCCTAGTTACAACTTAAAACTATGGGTTAGGGACCCACCTTACTATCATTCCATCACCCCAATAGTCCCCACCTAACAACCTTAACCATTCAATGATTTCGCCCAACCCTTACTAGTTGGTCTAATTATCTCACAACATAAAGCATATCCGTCTCACAACCACACTCTCCTCCTCACTTGAGTTCTAGATACTATCCCTACCTCAGTTATTCATGGAGATCACAATGGTAGCACTTTCTGACAACTAGAAACCTCAACTTCCAAGTGCATAATACAGAATACGATTATACCATATAAATAATATCTAGGCCTAACAGGGCCCATCCTCTTACCCACCAATAAGTGTATTTATGATCATAATCCTCTATATTTAgcacacctcaactcaagaattcatTTATTAGTTCTCAGTCCATGGCTTATCTACCACTAACCTTATTATCACATGAAAGTACATATATCATCatgtcctctcatggaaccatCCACTCACATATACTTGGCCCTCTCAGGGgacccaatccaatcatatttgtatcagaacgtgacacccgatccaagaatGCTTCAGAACGTGACATTCGATTttaatatgtgtcggaacgtgatacacgatccaaatataccatgtcagaaCATGATACCTGATCCAGACATATCACATTCACAATTATATTCAACACTCACAACATTTATACTACTAAGAACatgttcatcacaaaaataggccaACAATTGCTCATTTATATAATGACTAACCTATTATCCTTATATGTACACGTTTAGACACATCATAAGTAACTCAATTACATATTTAAGACAATTTTGGGAACAATCAACATCCACACTACCAAACCTTATAGGTCTAACCTCAAAATCTACTAGTTTTACTTTTCTGTACGAGATTTTATTCCCGATATAAATTAACCAGCTGCACACAAAAATATCACAATCAATAACTTCTCAATTCACTGCAGCATCTTTCTACCTAGGTCACATTCAAACTTGACCCTATCACAATCGGATTTCTGCCTGTAACCCATGACCCACAACTTAATATATGAATTctcattaatttttcttttacattacACAGtaggtatagatttactactcaGAAAAGAGAAATTTAGTCTTTCTGCGCGTCAAGAATTCGCGGAGAGATAATACTGCTAAAATCATTGGTTCTAGATGTTCCACGGGCAAGACTAAATTGAATTTCATGGGTTGAAGCCTTCCAAAAGCTGAGATTCTCTCCCCCCTCTTATTCGTTTAAGAGTAGCCTTTTTGAAGGGTTTTGCAGAAACCTTCGCCTTTAACCTCCACTAGGAAGAAATGGGGAAAGTAAGAAAATTCACGACTTAAATTCAGTCCCACAACTTCCCTCTATGGCGGCCTTGTTTTTGCTCTGGTGGCTCCACCCCGATgggaccatcccgctctggcaAGGTGGTGGGACCTAGTCAACCcaatttttgtgattttttttaatcaaaattaacaTGGTTCAGATCGTTACAATAGCTATCAATTTATCCCTTTTTCATCCCCGAACGACGTGCAAGAAAGAGAGGTGGACCACTGTAGGCAAGAGCCGATTTAGGGCTCATTGTAGAAAACGACCATTATCCATAATCTAAGGAAAATTTGCATACTTCAAATTATGATGCGAATGAAATCACCTCCAATACCCAATCGATAAGAATTAGACAAAGGAGGTGGACCGACTTTTCAAACTACATGACCCGCCGTATCCCATTCAAGTGAGAATATTCCCACTGAAACGGCGCCGCCAAAGCGGAATACTGCCACCCTGGCGGGATTGGCACAATCAGTGAAGGATGGGAGAAGAATGGTTTATCCTATTCTTCACATTCCTTCACTCAAAATCTTTTAAAACTCTCTCAAACCTTCCACTTCGATCGCCTGTATAATGGTAAGCACTCGTCCTTAAATTTGACTTCATGCTAATATATTCAGTGCTTAATCATGCTAGAAATTCGTAAAATTAAAGGCCCTTAGAAATATTTTGCTTGCAATGCTAGATTAACGTAGCATGGACTCTCCCCCTTACGTCCACGAGGTCTCTCTGATGTCCTGGGCGTGAGGGCCACAACAATTTTCACCCAAATCGGACTACAATGTAGGGGTGGAAGTTGAAAGGTTTTTGTTGGCCCAAATCTTGATTACGCTAATAATTAGGAGTTTTTGACCCAAATGCCTTTGTAGAAAATATTGCTAGGACACTTAGGAGTACTGATCTGCTAAATTTTGGAGGAAATTTGTGAGTTTGGGTGAATAGGCGCCATGGATCGCGCCTCATGTTCATCCAGGATGAAGTCCTCTCTAGCGGCCTTAATCCCTCTCTGGCGAGATTTCGCCAGGCAGTGATCTCGTTTTAGAGACCCTCTCCCCTTTAACCGATGATTTCACACTTACCCTATTTGATTCTAACCAGAATTTTGTGAAACTTCAAGTACTCTACTATGGCTCACCATGACGATGCCAACCTCATCTTCGCCCGATTCCCCGATGCCGCCTCACGGGAAAGGCACCATGACTTCAGAAATAATAAATTTCTTCCCGAGAGGGGCTTCCACATGCTAGGAGTGGCAGACAAGATACCTGCCTTCTATGCCTGACTGGAGGAGTTTAGATGGGGTCTGTTGATCGAATCCCTTACCTCCGCACGTATTAGTTGGGTGAGGAAGTTCTATGCCATCCTTTCTACGGTCCGCTGGGATTATCCTGACCCCACCATTTGCATAAGATAAGTGGACATCCCTCTGAATCCTGCTTATATTAATGTTGTGCTCGAAGTACTGGAGCCTTTCAATGCCGAGTATGAGGCCAAACTGAGGGAGATGGACCTAGAGTGGTTACGAAATGCTCTAGTGGGGTCTACTGGCCCAACACCGAGGGCATTACTTATACAATATAGATGCATTATATATACATGCGGCTATTCTCGTTAAAAATACTTTTTGTCTCATGTATTAGAAAGATGGACTTTGTGCCCTATTAACCCATAAATTAGCTCAAAAGGGATGAGATACTCTCGCCATTCCAAAATCTGTGAATTGTTGAGACAATGCTCActcatcaaaaaataataatttaggacATAGATTGGACACTTCTTTCCACTTTCGCCTTTTAGTTATTCTCAAACTATTTTTGCaaatataaatatgaacaatTAACTTTCTTGAAACTATCACCTAAAAAATGTAAATGAGGGGCAAGAAATTTTCAATAATTCTCTTGAACTATaaacaattcacttattttataatatgaaaaaggcccaataattcacttattttgaaatgcATGGAGTTCATCTTAATCCAATAGTGTATGACTACCCACACAAGACTACACATACACAATTTGAGATGTAGATCTAATATTGAGTAAATAATTAATCGGATGTTCTGATTCTCCTAACATGATCGAAAAGACGAATCTCTGACTAAttcaatctcaatttttttatttgacttgatataaaatttaaggTGGAGATCTAatactaaataaataattatttttgtttgccTGATTCCCGAAACATGATAAAAAAGATGAATCTTTTGACtaactcaatttcaaaaaaataaaaaataaaaaaaattatttgacttacataattttattttttttagaaaaatatgaCAAATACATTGAAATGGTGGAGTAATAACATATTTTGGCCATATTACTCAATTGTACATTTCTATTTAAAATAAAGGAAGAAAATTGCATAGAAAAGGTTAAAAACAAAATATCTAGCATTAAAAACACAATTGTAGCTCACTGTAGTAGGCTAATTTCTACTACGGTTTAAAGACATAAAATACCACTCCATTATATTAAATACAACTAGACACATAAGTTTGTGCAAGCACGGGCccaatatattttattttatgggaaacttatataaatatataatattaagaaaatatttatcatttatagcaataaaaaactaatttcactgaacacttataatacatttataatacagttttaatatatattgcagagaactatttataaaacatatataatacaagttttataaatggataatacatttatcacatattttaatagacttataatacattatgttagtttcttactacacaaacataatatatattttaaaacacttataatacatttatattgtatgcataattcacttttaatacaagtgtagatttatcataatattgctatatattgctataaatgataataaataaaaaatatcgctaaaatcagtaattaatttttaaaaagcactcaatcaagtaattttttcttattttatttgtctCAATT
This window encodes:
- the LOC129885339 gene encoding glycine-rich protein 2-like, whose protein sequence is MADEGGQRAKGTVKWFSDQKGFGFITPDDGTEDLFVHQSGIRSEGFRSLAEGETVEYEVESGGDGRTKAVDVTGPDGAPVTGGSRSGGGGGRDGGGYGGGGGYGGGRGGSRGYGGGDSGYGGGSRGYGGGGGYGGGGGGYGGGGGGGSGCFKCGESGHFARDCTQDGGSGGGGGRYSGGGGGRYSGGGGGGGGGGCYKCGEDGHFARECTSGGR